One Lentisphaerota bacterium genomic window, AACGGCGGGCGGTTCACCGCAAGATCCAACCGGACAAACCCGTTGGAACGCCTGCTGCGGCACCGAACACGCCGGATGAACAGACAGGCGTTACTGCGGCGAACGCGCCGGCCGAGGCGGCCGCAGATGACCGTGACCTCCAGGCGGCCGTGCGCGAGATTCTCGGCCCACGCGGGGATCCCGGTGCCGACGCGGAGCCCGTGTTTGAGACGCCGGCGGACGCCGAGCAGGACGGGAGCGCGCCATGAACCGAGTGATCGCCATTGATGGACCTGCCGGCTCGGGAAAATCGTCGGTCTCCAAGCGCGTGGGCCGTGATCGGGCTTTTCTGCACGTCGATTCCGGCGCGCTGTACCGCATCATGACCTGGCAGGCGCTGCGCGCCGGGATTGACACGTCTAACGAGGCGGCGGTCGCCGCGTGCGCCGCAGACGTGGATGTCGCCTTTCGCGCCGAGGGCGGCACCGTCGCCTTTTATGTGGACGGCAAGGCCCCCGGCGATGCGATTCGTTCCGCTGAGATCAACCGCCATGCCAGCCCGGTCGCGCGGGTGAAGGCCGTCCGGAACAAAGTGACCGCGTGGTTGCGATCCCTGCGCACGCTGGGCGATCTGATCGTCGAGGGGCGCGACATCACCTCTGTGGTCTTCCCCGACACCCCGGCGCGTTTCTATCTCGACGCCGACCCCTCGGTCCGCGCGATCCGCCGCCACCGCGAGGAAATCGCCAAGGGGATCGCCACCCAGACCGAGGAGGAAATCCGGGCTTCGCTCCTCAACCGCGACCACATTGACAGCACTCGCGCCGTGGCCCCACTCGTGCTCGCGCCAGGGGTCCTGCGGATCGACACCTCGGATCTGACGCTCGATCAGGTGGTGAATCGCGTGATCGCGGAGTTGCCTGTCGCGTGGCGGTAGCGCGCAAACGATGGAGTGTTCCCATGAGAAAAGCAACCTATTGGGTATCGTTGGCGCTGGTCCTGCAGGCCCATCAGGCTTGGGCGCAGACGACTGAATCGGCCTCGACCTTGGTTTCGCTCAAGCCGATGGCGGTGTTGATTTTGCAACTCGGTGTGCTCGTTCTGGCGGCGCGTCTCGGCGGCATGCTGTTCAAACGGTGGCGGCTGCCCAGCGTGCTGGGCGAATTGCTCTCGGGCGTGATCATCGGCCCCCACCTGCTTGGCGGCGTGGCTGTCCCAGGTTTTCCTGACGGCCCCATGCAGGGCGTTTGGGCGATCCTGAGCTGTCAAAGCCCGTTGTTTGGCCTCGTGCTGGTCGTGCTCACCGTGCTGGTCTTCTTGATCGGCCTCGACACGGACATTCGCCTGATCCGGCGCTATGCGCTGGCGGGCGCACTGGTCGGCGTGAGTGGCGGCGTGGCCTCGTTCGCGGCGGTCTCGGGACTGACCGCAGCCGTTTCCCCCTGGCTGTTCGGCGAGGGCCGCATTCTGGCCTGGTACGAACCAGGCCCCTTTGGCGCTGGCGTGGTAGCCAGCGTCACCTCCGTCGGCATTCTGGCCCGGATGCTGGCCGGCACGCAGCGACTGGAGACGCCCGAAGGGGTGGTGTCGCTTTCCGGCGCGGTGGTTGACGGTCTCGTCGGCATCCTGCTGCTGGCCGTCGGCGCGGGTGTCGTGGAAGCCGTCGCGGCAGGAAGACCGGCCACGGATACCATGATCGCGACAGGCGTGGTGCGCGTCGTGCTGGCTGCAAGCCTGCTGGCCGCGCTCGGCCTGCTTATCGCGCGGAAGGTGGCTCGGTCGACGCTGCGCGACGGCAATGGTCACGGTTCGATCGCCGCCACGGCGGCCTGTGTGCTGGTGGCAGCCGGACTGACCGGCTATTTCGGCCTCTCCCCGCTCCTGGGCGCGTGTGTGATGGGCGTCGTCTTCTCCACGACCGATTTGCGACACTACATTCATGAGCGATTTGAGTTTGTCCATCTGGCGCTGGTTCCGGCTTGCTTCGCACTGGTGGGCACGCAGGTGAATCTGGGCCTGCTGGCCGATCACCGGGTTGTGTTGTTTGTGCTGGCCTTTGTCGGCGTTGCGTTGGTGGCCAAGTTGACCGCATGTGGGCTGGCCGCGCTCCCGGCCCGGCTGACAGCCGCAGGGTGCTTGCGTGTGGGCATCGTATCCATGCCCCGCGGCGAGGCAACGCTCGCCATGGCGATGCTGGCGATCGCGGCCGGAATCATGCCCGCCCCCGTGCTGGTGGCGCTGGTCGTGCTGCTCGTGGTCAGTGGACTGCTCCTGCCCAAGCTGACCGAGGCGGTCTTCAAACGCGGCGGACCCGGCTTCTGCAAAGGCTTCACCCTCGACGAGCAGGTGCGAATCTCCTTCGTGATGACCACCGCCGACAGCGCCCTGTTGATTGTCCGTCGTCTGCTCGAAGTATTTGAGAGCGACGGTTTTTCGGTTTACGTGCTCAACCGCCGCGAGCGTCTGTACCGGTTTACACGCGAGGATTTTGTCGTCACGCTCCAACAGACCGGCCCCACGCTGGTGTTCACGTGCACGTCCCACGAGCGCAATCTGATCAACACGGTCATGGTGGAGATTGCCGCCGGCATCGAGCAGAATTTGCGTGACGTGCGGCGGGATCTCGATCCGGTGGCGCTGCAACGGCAACTGCAGCTCACGCCGTCCGACAGCCCGCCGGACACCGGCAACACGCTGCGCGCGTTCCTTTCTCCTGAGGTGCTCCGTCCTCGGCTGCTCTCCGACACCAAGACCGGGGCGATCGAGGAACTCCTCGATGTGTTGTACGAGAACGACCTCATTCACGACCGGCATGAGGCCCGCCGCGCCGTGTTCGCTCGCGAACAGAATCTCTCCACAGGGCTGGAACATGGCATTGCAATCCCGCACGGGCGCACCGATGCGGTTGATCGGCTTGTCTGCGCGATCGGGCTCAAACCCGAAGGGATCGACTTCGGTTCGATGGACGGCGTGCCGACGCGCATTGTCATTCTCGTTCTGGCCCCGCAAAACGTCTCCGCCCCGCAACTCCAGTTCATTTCGCTGATCAGCCAGACGCTCAACGATCAGGGGCGGGCGGCTCTGCTGACCTGCGACACCTCGGAGGAGATGCTCGCGGTGCTGTCGTCCAACTCGACGGGCAGCGCCTCCAGCAAACGGAAGGTGCCCCCTGCACTCGCCTGCCTGCAATGGCAGAACGTCTCACTGGACATCGGATCGGGCAGCAAAGAAGAGGTCATCGAGCGCCTGCTCGCGCTCTGCGCGCGCAGTGGAGCGGTGACGTCGATGGATGACGCGCGAGCGGCAGTGTTGGCGCGCGAGCGCAAAATGTCCACCGGCATGGAGCATGGCGTGGCCCTCCCCCACGCCCGCACCGAAGCGGTGTCCCGTCTGGTATGCGCGGTGGGCATCAGTCGTGCTGGCGTTGAGTATGAGTCTCTGGACGGCGCCCCTTCCCACATCCTGGTGCTCACCCTCGTTCCCCCGTCGGTCAGCACGGACTATACCCGGCTGGTGGGCGCCGTCATGCGCGCGCTCGACCGTGAAGGCCGCGCCAAACTCCTCGTCGCCAAAACCACTCACGAGGTGCTGGATATCTTGGCCTGCGGCGAGCAGTAAATCCCGATCTGTGGAAAGAAAAAGGACGTGTGACATGAACGTGCTGATGCCGCTGGCCGAGGGGTTTGAAGAGAGTGAAGCGGTGGTCGTGATTGACCTCCTGCGCCGCGCGGGGATTGCGGTGACAATCGCCGCGACAGGCGAGACCCGGAGCGTCACCGCCTCGCGCAACGTGGTCCTCGTCGCCGAGACGCTGTGGCAGGAGGTCGATCTGGACGCTTGCGACGCGCTCGTGCTGCCAGGCGGCGGGCCGGGAACGGCACGG contains:
- the cmk gene encoding (d)CMP kinase: MNRVIAIDGPAGSGKSSVSKRVGRDRAFLHVDSGALYRIMTWQALRAGIDTSNEAAVAACAADVDVAFRAEGGTVAFYVDGKAPGDAIRSAEINRHASPVARVKAVRNKVTAWLRSLRTLGDLIVEGRDITSVVFPDTPARFYLDADPSVRAIRRHREEIAKGIATQTEEEIRASLLNRDHIDSTRAVAPLVLAPGVLRIDTSDLTLDQVVNRVIAELPVAWR